From a region of the Trichocoleus sp. FACHB-46 genome:
- a CDS encoding tellurite resistance TerB C-terminal domain-containing protein has translation MVNNRFLVGSVAFGISFGLSFLTNRHMGKAFSSGLITLPAALVAMVVVENRRSSQAKSTLAFLNTQIRALQRQGEDLQDLLLDLTDERQEVAAHLSSLQAQAQQAKLQLADYWNHKEELVWKLNALNAQEQHQLEQINQRQSQVKALERQELELKRSLSSIDTLKEQTEANLVTWRAELVQLETRVLEQRQQEASLDQALLLLRQQKQQLEPEVYGLQTQIQQLEQRKLEVSQSLSVLQAEKQQEDASSHPLQAAMQQLQTQVISLHKELEQLETQILERRNQKESLEEELATLNLLKLQAETYEVQPAQPQTSSSRKRKSANKKGAILPFRPPREETLPSEWTEFLLQLPMAEFQVLKAIAEQENASAAIKQIAEANIMMPELLIDSINERALDTVGDVVVEPSSSPPAIASEYLPAVKQLIKTYEDLLAE, from the coding sequence ATGGTCAACAATCGGTTCCTTGTTGGGTCTGTTGCATTTGGTATCAGCTTTGGCCTCAGCTTTTTGACCAACCGACATATGGGAAAAGCCTTTTCCAGTGGGTTGATCACGCTGCCTGCTGCCTTGGTTGCAATGGTCGTAGTAGAAAATCGCCGCAGTTCCCAAGCCAAAAGTACTTTGGCATTTCTCAACACTCAGATTCGGGCGTTGCAGCGGCAGGGTGAAGATTTACAAGACCTACTATTAGATTTAACTGACGAACGGCAGGAAGTCGCAGCCCACCTCAGTTCGCTGCAAGCTCAAGCACAACAAGCCAAGCTGCAACTTGCGGATTATTGGAACCACAAAGAAGAATTGGTTTGGAAGTTAAATGCCCTAAATGCTCAAGAACAACACCAACTAGAGCAAATCAACCAACGGCAATCTCAAGTCAAAGCCCTAGAACGGCAAGAATTGGAGTTAAAGCGATCGCTTTCTAGCATTGACACGCTCAAGGAACAAACAGAAGCAAACTTGGTAACTTGGCGAGCAGAACTCGTCCAGCTAGAAACACGAGTCCTAGAACAACGCCAACAAGAAGCTTCGCTCGACCAAGCTCTGCTGCTGCTACGACAACAAAAACAGCAACTTGAACCAGAAGTTTACGGGCTGCAAACTCAAATTCAACAGTTAGAACAGCGCAAATTAGAGGTCAGCCAATCTCTGTCGGTTTTGCAAGCTGAGAAACAGCAAGAAGATGCGAGTTCTCATCCGCTCCAAGCTGCCATGCAACAGTTACAAACTCAGGTAATCTCGCTGCACAAAGAACTAGAGCAGTTGGAAACCCAAATCTTAGAACGACGCAATCAAAAAGAAAGCTTAGAAGAAGAACTCGCCACCCTCAACCTATTGAAGCTGCAAGCGGAAACCTACGAGGTTCAACCCGCTCAACCTCAAACCTCTTCCAGTCGCAAGCGCAAAAGTGCTAACAAAAAAGGGGCGATCCTTCCCTTCCGACCACCCCGCGAGGAAACTTTACCCTCTGAGTGGACTGAATTTCTGCTACAACTGCCGATGGCTGAGTTTCAAGTGCTAAAGGCGATCGCGGAACAGGAAAACGCCAGCGCTGCCATTAAGCAAATTGCTGAAGCCAACATTATGATGCCAGAGCTGTTGATTGACTCGATCAATGAACGAGCCTTGGATACCGTGGGCGATGTGGTGGTGGAGCCAAGTTCTAGCCCACCCGCGATCGCCTCTGAATATTTACCAGCAGTTAAGCAACTGATCAAAACCTACGAAGACCTTCTAGCCGAATAG
- a CDS encoding 6-carboxytetrahydropterin synthase, which yields MKCIINRRAEFSASHRYWLPELSEAENTEQFGLCARAPGHGHNYVFYVSMAGELDEYGMVLNLSDVKHVIKREVTHDLNFSYLNDAWPEFQQTLPTTENIARVIWQRLAPHLPITNIQLLEHPELWADYKGNGMEAYLTISTHFSAAHRLALPHLTLEQNSEIYGKCARVNGHGHNYHLEVTIKGEMDPRTGMIADLVAFQKAVDDYVVEPFDHTFLNKDIPYFAEVVPTAENIAVHIRDLLQQPIREIGAQLHKIKLIESPNNSCEVFCSEADFTQAAGQQREAALA from the coding sequence ATGAAATGCATTATCAATCGTCGAGCTGAGTTCTCAGCAAGCCATCGTTACTGGCTGCCTGAACTAAGTGAGGCGGAAAACACAGAGCAGTTTGGTCTCTGCGCCCGTGCTCCTGGACATGGACATAACTATGTCTTTTATGTCTCAATGGCGGGTGAACTCGACGAGTACGGCATGGTGCTGAATTTGTCGGATGTGAAGCATGTGATCAAGCGGGAAGTTACTCATGATCTGAACTTCTCTTACCTCAACGATGCTTGGCCAGAATTTCAGCAAACCTTACCCACTACCGAAAATATTGCGCGGGTAATTTGGCAGCGTCTTGCGCCTCACTTGCCGATCACCAATATTCAACTGCTTGAACATCCTGAACTCTGGGCCGACTACAAAGGAAACGGAATGGAAGCTTACCTCACCATCAGCACTCACTTCAGCGCCGCTCACCGTCTGGCTCTGCCTCACCTCACCTTAGAGCAAAATTCTGAAATCTATGGCAAATGCGCACGGGTCAATGGTCACGGCCATAACTATCACTTAGAAGTCACGATCAAAGGTGAAATGGACCCCCGCACAGGCATGATCGCTGATTTGGTAGCTTTCCAAAAAGCAGTGGATGACTATGTGGTAGAACCGTTTGACCACACGTTTCTGAACAAAGACATCCCTTACTTTGCTGAGGTCGTGCCCACGGCTGAAAATATTGCGGTTCATATTCGCGATCTGCTGCAACAACCCATCCGCGAGATTGGCGCACAGTTGCACAAAATCAAGTTGATCGAAAGTCCCAACAACTCCTGCGAAGTCTTTTGCAGTGAGGCTGATTTCACTCAGGCAGCGGGGCAGCAACGCGAAGCAGCCCTAGCTTAA
- a CDS encoding Coenzyme F420 hydrogenase/dehydrogenase, beta subunit C-terminal domain gives MTASVRPHQKAKALKPSSRRPAKELCSECGLCDTYYVHYVKEACAFINQQIAELEVEIHGRSRDLENQDEWYFGVNQDMMAARKTEPIEGAQWTGIVSTIAIEMLNRGLVEGVVCVQNTDEDRFQPKPVIARTPEEILAARVNKPTLSPNLSVLEQIEQSGMKRLLVIGVGCQIQALRAVEKQLGLEKLYVLGTPCVDNVTRAGLQKFLETTSRSPETVVHYEFMQDFRVHFKHEDGSIEKVPFFGLKTNQLKDVFAPSCMSCFDYVNSLADLVVGYMGAPFGWQWIVVRNDRGQEMLDLVHDQIETQPVMSQGDRRNAVQQSIPAYDKGVTLPMWAAQLMGVVIERIGPKGLEYARFSIDSHFTRNYLYLKRQHPEKLEAHVPEYAKRIVGQYKLPE, from the coding sequence ATGACCGCCTCTGTCCGTCCTCACCAAAAAGCTAAAGCCCTCAAACCTTCTAGCCGTCGTCCTGCCAAGGAACTCTGTAGTGAGTGCGGCCTGTGTGATACCTACTACGTTCATTACGTCAAAGAAGCTTGTGCCTTTATCAATCAGCAGATTGCTGAGCTAGAGGTTGAAATCCACGGACGCAGCCGTGACTTAGAGAACCAAGACGAGTGGTACTTCGGCGTCAACCAAGACATGATGGCTGCCCGCAAAACTGAGCCGATCGAGGGTGCCCAATGGACAGGCATTGTCAGCACGATCGCGATCGAGATGCTGAATCGTGGCCTTGTGGAAGGTGTGGTCTGCGTGCAAAACACCGACGAAGACCGCTTTCAACCCAAACCTGTAATCGCTCGTACGCCTGAGGAAATTTTGGCGGCACGAGTCAACAAACCCACGTTGTCTCCAAATCTCTCCGTACTGGAGCAGATCGAGCAGTCGGGCATGAAGCGACTGTTAGTAATTGGTGTGGGTTGCCAGATCCAAGCGCTGCGGGCGGTGGAAAAGCAACTCGGCCTCGAAAAGCTCTATGTGCTGGGAACGCCTTGTGTAGACAACGTCACCCGCGCAGGTTTGCAGAAGTTCTTAGAAACCACCAGCCGATCGCCGGAAACGGTGGTTCATTACGAGTTCATGCAAGACTTCCGAGTCCACTTCAAGCATGAAGATGGCTCAATTGAAAAAGTCCCTTTCTTTGGCCTCAAAACCAATCAGCTTAAGGATGTGTTCGCGCCTTCCTGCATGAGCTGCTTCGACTACGTCAACTCTTTAGCTGATTTAGTTGTGGGCTATATGGGTGCTCCCTTTGGTTGGCAGTGGATTGTAGTACGGAACGATCGCGGCCAAGAAATGTTGGATTTGGTGCATGACCAGATTGAAACGCAGCCTGTAATGTCCCAAGGCGATCGCCGTAACGCAGTGCAGCAAAGCATTCCCGCCTATGATAAAGGCGTTACGTTACCCATGTGGGCAGCTCAGCTGATGGGTGTGGTAATCGAAAGAATTGGCCCGAAAGGCTTGGAATACGCTCGCTTCTCCATCGATTCGCACTTTACCCGTAACTATCTATATTTGAAGCGCCAACATCCGGAGAAGCTGGAAGCTCATGTACCGGAGTACGCTAAGCGAATCGTAGGGCAGTACAAGTTGCCAGAATGA
- a CDS encoding aminotransferase class I/II-fold pyridoxal phosphate-dependent enzyme encodes MTSSVELLQKAEQALLQIFSGIDSQVKKNLKRVLTSFYHHRVGTHHFAGVSGYGHDDLGRQTLDQVFAEVMGAEAAAVRVQFVSGTHAIACALYGVLRPGDEMLAVAGAPYDTLEEVIGLRGHGQGSLREFGVDYRQLELTPEGAIDWQALAQAVSDRTRLVLIQRSCGYSWRSSLAIADIEKIVHLVKQQNPNTVCFVDNCYGEFIETQEPTAVGADLMAGSLIKNPGGTIVTAGGYVAGRADLVEAATCRLTAPGVGSSGGATFDQNRLLFQGLFLAPQMVGEAIKGNHLTAHVFQQLGYPVNPLPEAPRRDVIQAIQLGSPDKLIAFCRAIQKHSPIGSYLDPVPAEMPGYESQLVMAGGTFIDGSTSEFSADGPLREPYVVFCQGGTHWTHVAIALEAAIEAVGPA; translated from the coding sequence GTGACCAGCAGTGTTGAACTGTTACAGAAAGCAGAGCAAGCACTACTCCAGATTTTTTCTGGAATTGACTCTCAGGTCAAGAAAAATCTGAAACGAGTCTTAACATCGTTCTACCATCATCGCGTAGGAACGCATCACTTTGCAGGTGTTTCTGGCTACGGACATGATGATTTGGGGCGGCAGACGTTAGATCAAGTATTTGCTGAAGTCATGGGAGCCGAGGCAGCAGCGGTGCGGGTGCAGTTTGTCTCTGGTACCCACGCGATCGCCTGTGCCTTATATGGCGTGCTGCGTCCGGGCGATGAAATGCTCGCTGTGGCAGGTGCGCCCTACGATACTTTAGAAGAAGTGATCGGCCTGCGGGGTCATGGTCAAGGCTCGTTGCGCGAGTTTGGTGTGGATTACCGCCAACTAGAACTCACGCCAGAAGGTGCGATCGATTGGCAAGCTTTGGCCCAGGCGGTGAGCGACCGCACTCGCCTAGTGTTGATTCAGCGCTCTTGTGGTTACTCCTGGCGCTCTAGCTTGGCGATCGCCGATATTGAAAAAATTGTCCATTTGGTCAAGCAGCAAAATCCCAACACCGTTTGTTTTGTGGATAACTGCTATGGCGAGTTTATTGAAACCCAAGAACCCACTGCCGTTGGTGCAGATTTAATGGCAGGGTCGCTAATCAAAAATCCTGGCGGCACCATTGTCACGGCGGGAGGTTATGTTGCGGGTCGGGCTGATTTGGTAGAAGCTGCCACTTGTCGCCTGACTGCACCAGGAGTCGGCAGTTCCGGTGGAGCTACTTTTGATCAAAACCGTTTGCTATTTCAAGGCTTGTTTCTAGCCCCTCAAATGGTTGGGGAAGCAATAAAGGGCAATCACTTAACGGCTCATGTCTTTCAGCAACTCGGTTATCCAGTAAATCCTTTACCAGAAGCGCCACGACGGGATGTGATTCAAGCGATTCAACTTGGATCACCGGATAAACTGATTGCTTTTTGTCGCGCCATCCAAAAACATTCACCCATCGGATCTTATCTAGATCCAGTACCTGCGGAAATGCCAGGTTATGAAAGCCAACTAGTTATGGCAGGTGGCACTTTTATTGATGGTAGTACTTCCGAATTTTCTGCTGATGGACCGCTGCGTGAGCCTTATGTGGTGTTCTGTCAGGGTGGAACTCACTGGACCCATGTGGCGATCGCGCTTGAAGCGGCCATTGAGGCGGTTGGCCCCGCTTAG